The following proteins come from a genomic window of Ferrovibrio sp. MS7:
- a CDS encoding demethoxyubiquinone hydroxylase family protein yields MTNTKPRLPGDLKPAEVIERILRVDHAGEYGAKRIYEGQLAVLKNAPSTPTIRHMAEQEMKHLAAFDKLLPERRARPTLLGPLWHVAGFALGAATAMLGEKAAMACTEAVEEVIDAHYSRQLETLETLAAEGKAEPELAALIEQFRAEEIEHRDTAREAGAQEAPAYPALSQGVKAATRAAIWLSERI; encoded by the coding sequence ATGACCAATACCAAGCCGCGTCTACCCGGCGACCTCAAGCCAGCCGAGGTCATCGAGCGCATCCTGCGTGTCGACCATGCCGGTGAATACGGCGCCAAGCGAATTTACGAAGGCCAGCTTGCGGTGCTGAAAAACGCGCCCTCGACGCCGACCATCCGCCACATGGCGGAACAGGAGATGAAGCATCTCGCGGCTTTCGACAAGCTGCTGCCGGAGCGCCGTGCACGCCCCACCCTGCTCGGGCCGCTATGGCATGTCGCCGGCTTCGCGCTCGGCGCCGCCACCGCGATGCTCGGCGAGAAGGCCGCGATGGCCTGCACGGAGGCTGTCGAAGAAGTTATCGACGCGCATTATTCGCGCCAGCTCGAAACACTTGAGACGCTGGCCGCCGAGGGCAAGGCGGAGCCAGAGCTTGCCGCGCTGATCGAGCAGTTCCGCGCCGAGGAAATCGAGCACCGCGACACCGCGCGCGAGGCCGGCGCCCAGGAGGCCCCGGCCTATCCGGCGCTGAGCCAAGGGGTGAAAGCCGCCACCCGCGCCGCCATCTGGCTGTCCGAGCGGATTTAA
- a CDS encoding acyloxyacyl hydrolase: MVASIRQAWLAAFLVLGFGFVGAAQAQQQPRAPYPGQAPSGQVYAQSTQAMAPAGTSTAKADDPAFWAFSAGWFDINKQKNEAFEGRIEYRGAEKYWIFKPFGGIMATSDRAVHGFAGVLVDLYFGRRWVLTPSFAPGLYYEGDGKHISNGIQFRSQLELSYRFDDRSRLGISFNHISNAGIRDPNPGSETLAITYAIPTDKLFKW; this comes from the coding sequence ATGGTGGCGTCGATCCGGCAGGCGTGGCTTGCCGCTTTTCTGGTGCTGGGCTTCGGATTCGTCGGCGCTGCCCAGGCGCAACAGCAGCCGCGTGCGCCCTATCCGGGCCAGGCCCCTTCAGGCCAGGTCTATGCCCAGTCGACCCAGGCGATGGCGCCGGCCGGCACCAGCACCGCCAAGGCCGATGATCCGGCCTTCTGGGCTTTCTCGGCCGGCTGGTTTGATATCAACAAGCAGAAGAATGAGGCTTTCGAGGGCCGCATCGAGTATCGCGGTGCCGAAAAATATTGGATTTTCAAGCCTTTTGGCGGCATCATGGCCACCTCTGACCGTGCCGTGCATGGCTTTGCCGGCGTGCTGGTCGATCTCTATTTCGGCCGCCGCTGGGTGCTGACGCCGAGCTTCGCGCCCGGCCTCTACTACGAGGGCGACGGCAAGCATATCTCCAACGGCATCCAATTCCGCTCGCAGCTCGAATTGAGCTACCGCTTCGACGACCGCTCGCGACTCGGCATCAGCTTCAACCACATCTCCAATGCCGGCATCCGCGACCCGAATCCGGGCTCCGAGACCCTGGCCATCACCTACGCCATCCCGACCGACAAGCTGTTCAAGTGGTAG
- a CDS encoding HNH endonuclease: MRPDNCPALVLNADYQPLSYFPLSVWPWQEVVKAVCMDRVTILSEYDQEIRSPSFRMRLPSVVALKRYIQPARRPAFTRFNLFLRDRFACQYCGSRHELTFDHVIPRSRGGLTRWDNVVAACAPCNLRKGGRMPRECRMFPRTAPHVPSVTELQQNGRAFPPNYLHQSWRDYLYWDSELEP, translated from the coding sequence ATGAGGCCAGACAATTGTCCGGCATTGGTGCTTAACGCGGATTATCAGCCGCTGTCTTACTTCCCCTTGTCCGTCTGGCCCTGGCAGGAAGTGGTCAAGGCGGTATGCATGGACCGCGTCACGATTCTCTCGGAATACGATCAGGAAATCCGCAGTCCCAGCTTCCGCATGCGGCTGCCTTCCGTGGTGGCGCTGAAACGCTATATCCAGCCGGCGCGGCGCCCGGCCTTCACCCGGTTCAATCTTTTCCTGCGCGACCGCTTCGCCTGCCAATATTGCGGCAGCCGCCACGAACTCACCTTCGATCATGTGATCCCGCGCTCGCGCGGCGGCCTCACCCGCTGGGACAACGTGGTGGCGGCCTGCGCACCGTGCAATCTGCGCAAGGGCGGTCGCATGCCGCGCGAATGCCGCATGTTCCCGCGCACCGCGCCGCATGTGCCGAGCGTGACCGAATTGCAGCAGAATGGCCGCGCCTTCCCGCCCAACTACCTGCACCAGAGCTGGCGCGACTATCTCTACTGGGATAGCGAGCTGGAACCTTAA
- the gluQRS gene encoding tRNA glutamyl-Q(34) synthetase GluQRS, which produces MNPVIPSMVTRFAPSPTGWLHEGHAYSAGFAWTKAHEAAPNTQGGRFLLRIEDIDRTRCRAEFDAGLLEDLAWLGLRWAEPVRRQSQHFAEYGAALDKLAARRLLYPCFCTRKQVLAEIARIGGAPHAEDGTAIYPGTCRHLSDDERASRIAAGESYALRLDIAAACALHPALSWHDAELGEQVVTFDTLHRLHGDAVLARKETPASYHLCVTLDDALQGITLVTRAVDLRNATPLHRLLQALFGLPVPDYAHHPLLFDTAGERLAKRHNAPSLRERRQGGEHPADLWRRLGFDPGVFGF; this is translated from the coding sequence ATGAACCCTGTCATCCCTTCCATGGTCACTCGCTTCGCACCGAGCCCGACCGGTTGGCTGCATGAGGGCCATGCCTATTCCGCCGGCTTCGCCTGGACCAAGGCGCATGAAGCTGCCCCCAATACTCAAGGCGGCCGCTTCCTGTTGCGCATCGAGGATATCGACCGCACCCGCTGCCGGGCGGAATTCGATGCTGGCTTGCTGGAAGACCTCGCCTGGCTGGGTTTGCGCTGGGCAGAACCGGTGCGGCGGCAATCACAGCATTTCGCCGAGTATGGCGCGGCGCTGGATAAGCTTGCCGCGCGCCGCCTGCTCTATCCCTGCTTCTGCACCCGCAAACAGGTGCTGGCCGAAATCGCCCGCATCGGCGGCGCCCCGCATGCGGAAGACGGCACGGCGATCTATCCCGGCACCTGCCGCCATCTTTCCGATGACGAGCGCGCATCGCGGATCGCGGCCGGCGAAAGCTATGCGCTGCGGCTCGACATCGCCGCTGCCTGTGCGCTACATCCCGCGCTTTCCTGGCATGACGCCGAGCTGGGCGAACAGGTGGTGACGTTTGATACGTTGCACCGCCTGCATGGCGATGCCGTGCTGGCGCGCAAGGAAACCCCGGCGAGCTACCATCTCTGCGTCACGCTGGATGATGCCCTGCAAGGCATCACGCTGGTCACCCGTGCCGTCGATCTGCGCAATGCCACGCCGCTGCACCGGCTGCTGCAGGCGCTGTTCGGCCTACCGGTGCCGGACTACGCGCATCACCCGCTGCTGTTCGATACTGCCGGCGAACGCCTGGCCAAGCGGCATAACGCGCCGAGTTTGCGCGAGCGCCGCCAAGGCGGCGAGCATCCCGCCGATCTCTGGCGCCGCCTCGGCTTCGATCCGGGAGTATTTGGTTTCTAG
- a CDS encoding disulfide bond formation protein B, translating to MFDRLSAQLAGLLFAGLSALTLGAAFVAQYGFGLAPCQLCLWQRWPYAAAILLGLAAWRLERFRPLLLWLVALSFAITAGIGLFHTGVEQKWWAGLESCGGGNTATTLEALRAQVLSAPIVRCDEAAFSFLGLSMAAWNALWGALLAILAAIKARQA from the coding sequence ATGTTCGACCGTCTCTCCGCACAGCTCGCCGGCCTGCTGTTCGCCGGCTTGAGCGCCCTCACTCTCGGCGCCGCCTTCGTGGCGCAATACGGCTTCGGCCTCGCGCCCTGCCAGCTCTGCCTGTGGCAGCGCTGGCCCTATGCCGCCGCGATTCTTCTCGGACTCGCCGCGTGGCGGCTGGAGCGTTTCCGCCCGCTGCTGCTGTGGCTGGTGGCACTCAGCTTCGCGATCACCGCTGGCATCGGCCTGTTCCATACCGGCGTCGAGCAGAAATGGTGGGCGGGCCTTGAGAGCTGCGGCGGCGGCAACACCGCCACCACGCTGGAAGCCTTGCGCGCGCAAGTGCTTTCGGCGCCGATCGTGCGCTGCGACGAAGCCGCCTTCTCCTTCCTCGGCCTCAGCATGGCAGCTTGGAACGCGCTGTGGGGTGCGCTGCTCGCCATCCTGGCCGCGATCAAAGCGAGGCAGGCATGA
- a CDS encoding alpha/beta hydrolase, with amino-acid sequence MSQTPSQFPGRLIDGPRLPPTKGPARQLIVLLHGYGADGNDLIELASHWRRELPGAAFVAPNAPSLIPGTPQGPGFGGRQWFGLNDYDPNMLRRDPHRAGGIYEALYAGAEQAAPVIEAFLDAELARHNLPAARLGLVGFSQGTMMALHVGLRRAAAPGAILGYSGVLVGAAKLPEQARGKPPILLVHGSADDVVPMEALFDTLNGLGAADIPARWHLSLGVPHAIDPEGLRLGGHFLAQSL; translated from the coding sequence ATGAGCCAGACGCCCTCCCAATTCCCCGGACGTCTCATCGATGGCCCCCGCCTGCCGCCCACCAAAGGCCCGGCGCGGCAGCTTATCGTGCTGCTGCATGGCTATGGCGCCGATGGCAATGACCTGATCGAACTCGCTTCGCATTGGCGGCGTGAATTACCTGGCGCGGCTTTCGTGGCGCCGAATGCGCCGAGCCTGATTCCGGGCACGCCGCAAGGCCCCGGCTTCGGCGGCCGGCAATGGTTCGGGCTGAATGATTACGATCCGAACATGCTGCGCCGCGACCCGCACCGCGCCGGCGGCATTTACGAAGCCTTGTATGCCGGTGCCGAACAGGCAGCCCCGGTGATCGAGGCGTTTCTCGATGCCGAACTGGCGCGGCATAACCTGCCGGCGGCCAGGCTTGGCCTGGTCGGTTTCAGCCAGGGCACCATGATGGCGCTGCATGTCGGCCTGCGCCGGGCTGCGGCACCCGGCGCCATCCTCGGCTATTCCGGCGTGCTGGTTGGCGCCGCCAAGCTGCCGGAACAAGCGCGAGGTAAGCCACCGATTCTGCTGGTGCATGGCTCGGCCGATGATGTGGTGCCGATGGAAGCCCTGTTCGACACGCTGAACGGCCTCGGCGCCGCCGATATTCCGGCGCGCTGGCATCTCAGCCTCGGCGTGCCGCATGCGATTGACCCGGAAGGGTTGCGCCTGGGCGGCCATTTCCTGGCCCAGAGCTTGTGA
- a CDS encoding DNA-3-methyladenine glycosylase family protein, with protein MTKPAAKGKPLNAAKPDQRARTLKALAELCVREPRFAQALEVCGHVHDRRRPADLANLCRIIVEQQVSVAAAATIWARVEAMVVPFTAENILGHDEAALLRCGLSRPKLRYLREIALAVSNGSLDLGSLAALEDAEVFARLTAVKGIGRWTAEIFLLFALDRTDIWPAHDVALQEAAKRLFNMRKRPDVKRMDKIAARWKPHRGVAARLLWRYYSVSKQQPVTP; from the coding sequence ATGACAAAGCCCGCTGCCAAAGGGAAGCCACTCAATGCCGCGAAACCGGACCAGCGCGCCCGCACGCTGAAGGCGCTCGCGGAGCTTTGCGTCCGTGAACCGCGCTTTGCCCAGGCGCTCGAGGTCTGCGGCCATGTGCATGACCGCCGCCGACCCGCCGATCTTGCCAATCTCTGCCGCATCATTGTCGAGCAGCAGGTTTCAGTGGCCGCCGCCGCGACGATCTGGGCCCGTGTCGAAGCCATGGTGGTGCCGTTCACGGCGGAAAATATTCTCGGCCATGACGAGGCCGCCTTGCTTAGGTGCGGCCTCAGCCGGCCGAAGTTGCGCTACTTGCGCGAGATTGCCCTGGCGGTTTCAAACGGTAGCCTCGATCTCGGCAGCCTGGCGGCGCTGGAGGATGCGGAAGTATTCGCCCGGCTCACGGCAGTGAAGGGCATCGGCCGCTGGACGGCGGAAATCTTCCTGCTGTTCGCCCTAGACCGCACCGATATCTGGCCGGCGCATGACGTGGCGTTGCAGGAAGCGGCGAAACGCCTGTTCAACATGCGCAAGCGGCCGGATGTGAAGCGGATGGACAAGATCGCCGCCCGCTGGAAACCGCATCGCGGGGTCGCCGCGCGGCTGCTCTGGCGCTATTATAGTGTTTCCAAGCAGCAACCGGTGACACCATGA